The segment TGTCTAATCTATCAAGGATTAGATGAAGATACATTTGAGAAGGTTGCTGGTGCAAAGACGTCCAAAGAAGCATGGGACAAGCTTCGGACATCTTACAAGGGAGCGGAACAAGTTAAGAAGGTACGACTTCAAACTCTAAGAGGAGAATTTGAAGCATTACAAATGAAGGAAGGAGAACTCATCTCAGATTACTTCTCAAGAGTCTTGACGGTTACTAATAACCTAAAAAGAAATGGTGAGAAGTTAGATGAGGTGAGAATCATGGAGAAAGTTCTTAGATCATTGGATTCGAAATTCGAGCACATTGTTACGGTGATTGAAGAGACAAAAGACTTGGAGACTATGACGATGGAGCAACTTCTTGGATCACTACAAGcttatgaagaaaagaagaagaagaaagaagatattGTGGAGCAAGTTCTCAAGATGAGAATTGATCACAAGGAAGAAAGTGGCCGAAGCAATCCAAGACGTGGTGGCGGTCATTTCCGAGGACGAGGTCGTGGTGTAAATGGACGAGGTTGGAGACCATATGAAGACAACTTCAACCAAAGAGGAGAGAATTCATCAAGAGGTCGTGGAAGAGGAAACCCAAAATCAAGGTACGATAAATCAAGCATCAAATGCTATAGTTGCGGAAAGTTTGGACATTATGCTTCTGAGTGCAAAACTCCAAACAACAATAGAGTGGAAGAGAAGTCCAACTATGTTGAAGAACGGCACAAGGAAGAAGATATACTATTGATGGCTTACAAGAAGGATGAACCAAATGAGGTTCACAAGTGGTACCTTGATAGTGGTGCAAGCAACCACATGTGTGGAAATAAAAGCATGTTCGTGGAGCTTGATGAATCGGTGAAAACCAATGTGGCTTTGGGAGATGAATCGAAGATGGAGGTGAAAGGTAAAGGAAATATTCTCATCCGCTTGAAGAATGGAGATCATCAATTCATTTCCAATGTTTACTACATTCCAAGCATGAAGACCAACATCTTGAGCCTAGGACAACTCTTAGAGAAAGGTTATGACATTCGACTAAAGGATAATAGCCTTTCTTTAAGAGATAATGCAAATAATCTCATCACAAAGGTGCCGATGTCAAGTAATAGAATGTTTGTCCTAAACATTCAAAATGACATTGCACGATGTCTCAAGATGTGCTACAAGGAGGAATCTTGGCTTTGGCATCTTCGATTTGGGCATCTCAACTTTGGAGGCTTAGAGCTACTTTCCAAGAAAGAAATGGTGAAAGGCTTACCTTGCATCAATCATCCAAATCAAGTGTGTGAAGGTTGCTTACTTGGAAAGCAATTCAAGATGAGTTTTCCAAAGGAGTCGGAGACAAGAGCAAGAAAGCCACTAGAACTCATACATACAGATGTATGTGGTCCGATCAAACCAAGTTCACTTGGTAAGAGTAACTACTTCCTTCTCTTTATCGATGACTTTTCAAGAAAAACATGGGTttactttttgaaacaaaaatcagaagtgtttgaaattttcaaaaagttcAAAGCCCATGTTGAGAAGGAAAGTGGTCTTAAGATCAAGTCCATGAGATCGGATCGAGGAGGAGAATTCATGTCCAAGGAGTTTCTGAAGTATTGTGAAGATAATGGAATTCGAAGACAATTGACGGTGCCAAGAAcccctcaacaaaatggagttgCGGAAAGAAAGAATAGGACAATACTTGAGATGGCAAGAAGCATGCTCAAGAGTAAGAAGCTACCAAAGGAGTTGTGGGCAGAAGCAGTTGCTTGTGCGGTTTATATATCAAACCGTTCGCCTACAAAGAGTGTTTTAGAAAAGACACCACAAGAAGCTTGGAGCGGAAGGAAGCCCGGAGTCTCACATCTAAGAGTCTTTGGAAGCATTGCTCATGCTCATGTTCCAGACGAGAAGCGGAGCAAACTAGATGATAAAAGTGAGAAGTATATCTTCATTGGGTATGACGCTAACTCCAAAGGCTACAAGCTCTACAATCCTGAAACAAAGAAGACAATCATTAGTAGGAATGtcatctttgatgaagaaggagaatgGGATTGGAGATCAAATAATGAAGACTACAACTTCTTTCCATCCTTTGAAGAAGAGAATGTGGAGCAACCGAGAGAAGATCCAGCTACACCACCAACTTCACCAACAACAAGTTCTCAAGGAGATGAAAGCTCAAGTGAAAGGACTCCACGTTTTAGAAGTCTACAAGATATCTACGAGGTAACCGAAAATCAAGACAATCTTACTCTATTTTGTCTATTTGCGGATTGCGAACCTATGAACTTTGAAGAAGCCCAAGAAAAGAAGTCATGGAGAAGTGCAATGGATGAGGAAATCAATTCGATTcaaaagaatgatacatgggaGTTAGCTTCACTTCCAAATGGACACAAGGCAATTGGTGTGAAGTGGGTGTACAAGGCAAAGAAGAACTCTAAAGGAGAAGTTGAAAGGTACAAGGCAAGATTGGTGGCAAAAGGCTATAGTCAAAGAGCCGGGATCGACTATGATGAGGTATTTGCTCCAGTTGCTCGCTTAGAAACGGTTAGACTAATTATTTCATTGGCAGCCCAAAAAAGTTGGAGGATAcatcaaatggatgtaaaaTCAGCCTTCTTAAATGGAGACCTTGAAGAAGAAGTCTACATTGAGCAACCACAAGGCTACATAGtcaaaggagaagaagacaaagtctTAAGGCTGAAGAAGGCGCTTTATGGATTAAAGCAAGCACCAAGAGCATGGAACACTCGGATTGATAAGTACTTCAAGGAGAAAGACTTCATCAAGTGTCCATATGAGCATGCACTTTAtatcaaaactcaaaacaatgATATATTGATTGCATGCTTATATGTTGATGACTTGATATTCACTGGCAACAATCCGATTATGTTTGAAGACTTCAAGATGGAGATGACAAAGGAGTTCGAGATGACCGACATTGGATTAATGTCATACTACCTTGGCATTGAAGTAAAGCAAGAAGAAAATGGAATCTTCATTACTCAAGAAGGCTATGCAAAAGAGGTGCTTAAGAAGTTCAAGATGAATGACTCAAATCCAGTTTGCACGCCAATGGAATGTGGAGTCAAGttgtcaaaggaagaagaaggagagagtGTGGATCCAACACTCTTTAAGAGTTTGGTTGGAAGCTTACGATATCTAACGTGCACAAGGCCCGACATCCTACACGCAGTTGGAGTTGTTAGTCGATACATGGAGCATCCAACAACAACTCATTTCAAGGCAGCTAAGAGGATCCTACGCTATATCAAAGGTACAATCAACTTTGGCTTGTACTACTTTATCTCTGAAGATTACAGGCTTGTTGGATATAGCGATAGCGATTGGGGTGGAgacgtagatgaccggaaaagCACAAGTGGCTTCGTGTTTTTCATTGGAGAAACCGCTTTCACATGGATGTCAAAGAAGCAACCAATAGTCACCCTTTCTACTTGTGAAGCGGAGTATGTGGCAGCTACTTCATGTGTTTGCCATGCTATTTGGTTAAGAAACTTGCTAATGGAATTGAGCCTACCACAAGAGGAGCCAACAAAGATATTTGTGGATAACAAGTCGGCAATAGCATTGGCGAAGAATCCAGTCTTCCATGACCGGAGTAAGCACATCGATACTCGTTATCACTACATTCGAGAATGTATTACCAGGATGGATGTGCAGTTGGAGTATGTGAAGACAAATGATCAAGTAGCTGATATCTTCACCAAGCCACTCAAGCGAGAAAACTTCATCAAGATGAGGAGCTTACTAGGAGTAACCAAATCAAGTTTAAGAGGGGGTGTTGAAAGTTAAACTTGATTTGTATCACATTTTGGGCTAATAATTTACTAATCATTTTAGCCCAAACTTAACTCAATATCTAGAATTATCCTCCACCTCCATAAGATAAAAATCTAGATATTCTCATAGAATTATCTAGATAATTAGGATAAAAAAATCTTAGATATTATGCTAGAATTCTCTAGATTTAGgattaaaatatgtaagatATTTTGTACTTTGGAGGCTATAAATACTTCCACTCCCCATCATTTTGTATCATCAAGAAATAATCCAAGTTTgtaataagtaataaaaatCCTCTTCTAAGTTATaaaatctttcttcttcacacaaAACACTTTCTCTTCAAACACTTAAACACTTTCTCCATCTTTATAAAGTTTTTCATTCCAACATAAACTTAGATAAAGGATTCATTACATCTTATTATGTGTTACGAGCCTGTTCGGTCTTGTAACCGGAGCCGTGATTGGTTATTACGTTACGAAACAGAGTATTTAGTTTGCATTAACCATCCTAGTCTCTTGGGTCTTTGCGTTTTTGCAGAGCCACCTCCGCCAGGAGTTTCAAATGGAGCCGGTTTGGAGTACAGTAGAAGGGTTCTGAGTTCGGCACTAGATATCAACCATTCAAGACCCGGTCGCTACTGAGACCACTTTTCTTTGctttttcttgttgttgtgaTGATCAGTGTGTCTTGATTCGTCATTATAAAGACACATCTTTCTGTGCTGTTTAGAAACAAAGGGAACGTGTTTCAGATTTTAAACCAAGTTATTGGAGGCATTATCTTTGAGACCCGGTAAAAACCTAGGAGATCCAATAGTCAATAatactgtatatatattttattaaaaactgggATTTAGAGAACAAAGCAGAAACTTCCATCATTATCAATTATTCAACTTTGTGTTTTTGCCGGTGAATCATTACGAAGTTATTATTCAGCATTACATACAAAGTTGGACACATACAAGTAAGTATACAAAGCATAATGTTAGTACAATCACAAGAATAATAGTTACTAGAGACAAGTTCAGTTCTCATCATAGTAATTCTGCAGAATCTGGGTTCTCACAGACAAAGGAATTGTAACGTTATGCACATAGTCACTCCAAGTCAAGCTTCCAAAGTAATAGCCTGTGTTGGTTTTGTGTGTGGTCGAGACTCTCACGTGGAAAGAGACCTTTTTGTTGGTTGAGTTGAACACTAGCGTTTCTGGTGTCACAGTCACTTGAACTCCCAACGGTGGCTCTACAGCTACTTTATAGACCGAATCGACTGGTCCAACATTAGTGAGGGTTCTGGTGAGAGTAACTTCTTCTTTGAGTTTTGGGATTGTGATGGAAGGCAAGTTGAAATCAAGTACGGAAGGTATGGGATTCGAGCAGACTGTTCCTTTACCGACAAGCTGAGAGATTGATGACTCGTTATAACCAACAGTGCACATGTAGAGAACATAGTCTTCGATGCCCAAGTCATATACAAGACCTGGTTTTGCTGCTTTCTCTGGATTCACAAGACCTCCACCATAGTCGAACGGATCAGCTAGCTTCCGGGGTGACCCTTCTGCAAAAATCCGCTCTCCAGATGGATCTGTTCTCCAAGCTGCACAGTTATTAAAACACTTTTGTCAGAAGAATAAATATGTTCTTAAAAGAGTTGACTCTATTAGTTGTCTTATCTTTTCCAAAGAAGGCAAGAACCTGTAGTGACAATGGCTGATCTAATGGCAGCAGGAGACCAATCACGGTGTGTAGCTTTGAGAAGTGCAACAACACCTGAAATGGCAGGAGCCGCCATTGATGTTCCGGACAGCATAATGAATCCTCGGTCGTTGAAAGTGGTGTTAGTGTTTGTAGCTGCTAGTATGCTCACTCCTGGTGCTGCTATATCTGGCTGCATTGCCACACATGCATCATATGTGATTAAAAGCATCTTGAGACAGACAAGTTATGTGCATGGACTCTGACGTACTTTAAGGATCGCAGGGGCAATTGAATTAGGTCCTCTTGATGAGAACTCTGCCACCTTTGTACCAACTGGTTGTCCAATGAGTGTTTTAGAAGGTTGTATCTTCACAACAGGCGATCTGCAAACCACAACAAGCACATTATCAGTAATACAAGAACTAGAGTTTGATCACATTCTTCTCTCAAAGTTCATGTTTACATACATACCCACTGGAACGTATGTAGAGAAGTATATTTGTCCCCAGCTCGTAGTCAACAGCAACGCAAGGGAAATCATCAAGACATGGTGAGAGAGTGTCTCCTGGGTTTCTTGCGATAATAACTCCAACACCACCAGCATTCTTCACATAACGTGCAGCGCTTGATACAGCCCCGGAACGTTTTGCTGTTGTGAAGCACAACACGACCTTTCCCCGCATTGTACTATTAGAATTGATGTCGAGAAACTCACAGGTACTGAGTTACAAGCACAAGTAAACttagagaatattttttttttttgaacaagaaACTAGagatttattagtttttatttaccCAGAAAAACTTTCGTTGCTGTTCCCTGGATTCTCTGGGTAAACCAAGCCAGTGAAACCAAGTTCTGGACCTGTGTACATTGCTTGACCCTGAGAAATAACTCAGAATAAGAAGACGTTACGTTGTAAAAACGTCTAATAGGAATATAATGGGGTATATCTTGTTGTTACCAATATGACTTTATTGTTCCCAAGTGTAAGAGGTGTGGGGAAGGACCGGTCTAAAGTAGTTGCAGCCACTGTTAAGATCCAAGGGGCCGCGTTTCCCACAGTCTGAGCAGCTGGGCCAGAGTTACCACCTGAACAAACAACTGTGATACCCTTTAAAACGGCATGGAACGCCCCTGTAGCTATTGCATCTCGAACATCAGTTTCTGGGAAGTAA is part of the Brassica rapa cultivar Chiifu-401-42 chromosome A09, CAAS_Brap_v3.01, whole genome shotgun sequence genome and harbors:
- the LOC103838900 gene encoding subtilisin-like protease SBT3.8, which codes for MGLLFMLGMKNYRIFVVLTLLIILNGQSSLEARAGADRKVHIVYLGEKQHDDPEFVTESHHQMLWSLLGSKEDAHDSMVYSYRHGFSGFAAKLTKSQAKQIADLPEVVHVTPDSFYELTTTRTWDYLGLSAATPKNLLNDSNMGEEVIIGVVDTGVWPESEVFNDNGIGPVPKHWKGGCESGEDFNSSHCNKKLIGAKYFINGFLADNESFNETESLDFISPRDYDGHGTHVATIAGGSVLPGISYKGLAGGTVRGGAPRARIAMYKACWDDSGCYSADILKAMDEAIHDGVDVLSLSLGYRVPYFPETDVRDAIATGAFHAVLKGITVVCSGGNSGPAAQTVGNAAPWILTVAATTLDRSFPTPLTLGNNKVILGQAMYTGPELGFTGLVYPENPGNSNESFSGTCEFLDINSNSTMRGKVVLCFTTAKRSGAVSSAARYVKNAGGVGVIIARNPGDTLSPCLDDFPCVAVDYELGTNILLYIRSSGSPVVKIQPSKTLIGQPVGTKVAEFSSRGPNSIAPAILKPDIAAPGVSILAATNTNTTFNDRGFIMLSGTSMAAPAISGVVALLKATHRDWSPAAIRSAIVTTAWRTDPSGERIFAEGSPRKLADPFDYGGGLVNPEKAAKPGLVYDLGIEDYVLYMCTVGYNESSISQLVGKGTVCSNPIPSVLDFNLPSITIPKLKEEVTLTRTLTNVGPVDSVYKVAVEPPLGVQVTVTPETLVFNSTNKKVSFHVRVSTTHKTNTGYYFGSLTWSDYVHNVTIPLSVRTQILQNYYDEN